In Dioscorea cayenensis subsp. rotundata cultivar TDr96_F1 chromosome 11, TDr96_F1_v2_PseudoChromosome.rev07_lg8_w22 25.fasta, whole genome shotgun sequence, a single genomic region encodes these proteins:
- the LOC120271579 gene encoding uncharacterized protein LOC120271579, producing the protein MANDSLDDLIFIDAPVFVTIALVLDIMANRGPRRALPREPHSTRNIHRSAHMTRILDGGVHHCVEYLRMNKDTFFRLCTLLRERGHLSDTIHVAVEEQVALFLHIVGHHAKNRSMKIDFIRSGATVSRYFNDVLQAICGIRHLFVKQPGTSIHPDIECNPNYYPFFKDCVGFIDGTHIDARVSANLAGKF; encoded by the exons ATGGCTAATGATAGTTTAGATGacctcattttcattgatgCACCAGTGTTTGTAACTATTGCACTTGTCTTGGACATAATGGCTAACCGGGGACCACGACGGGCACTACCTCGTGAGCCTCATTCGACTAGGAATATTCATCGGAGTGCACACATGACTCGTATATTAGATGGCGGAGTTCATCACTGCGTAGAGTACTTACGCATGAACAAAGACACTTTTTTTAGACTATGCACCTTATTAAGAGAACGTGGTCATTTGAGTGACACCATCCATGTTGCGGTAGAGGAGCAAGTGGCATTATTTCTCCACATAGTTGGTCATCATGCAAAAAATCGGtcaatgaaaattgattttattagatcTGGTGCAACAGTGAGCCGATATTTCAATGATGTCCTACAAGCCATTTGTGGTATTAGACATTTGTTTGTTAAACAACCAGGCACATCTATTCATCCAGATATAGAATGCAACCCAAATTACTATCCCTTTTTCAag GATTGTGTTGGATTCATTGATGGAACCCATATTGATGCAAGGGTTAGTGCAAATTTAGCTGGTAAATTTTGA